A region from the Vulpes lagopus strain Blue_001 chromosome 5, ASM1834538v1, whole genome shotgun sequence genome encodes:
- the CSDC2 gene encoding cold shock domain-containing protein C2, whose product MTSEPTSPPTVPPLHSPKSPVWPTFPFHREGSRVWERGGVSSRDLPSPLPTKRTRTYSATARASAGPVFKGVCKQFSRSQGHGFITPENGSEDIFVHVSDIEGEYVPVEGDEVTYKMCPIPPKNQKFQAVEVVLTQLAPHTPHETWSGQVVGS is encoded by the exons ATGACTTCTGAGCCCACGTCACCCCCAACGGTgccccccctccactcccccaaATCTCCTGTCTGGCCCACCTTCCCCTTCCACCGGGAGGGCAGCAGGGTCTGGGAGCGCGGCGGTGTCTCATCCCGGGACCTGCCCAGTCCTCTGCCCACCAAGCGGACCAGGACGTATTCAGC GACAGCCCGTGCCTCGGCTGGCCCAGTGTTCAAGGGCGTCTGTAAGCAGTTCTCACGCTCCCAGGGCCACGGCTTCATCACCCCCGAAAATGGCTCCGAGGACATCTTTGTACATGTATCTGA CATCGAGGGGGAGTACGTGCCAGTGGAAGGCGACGAGGTGACCTACAAGATGTGCCCCATCCCACCCAAGAACCAGAAGTTCCAGGCCGTGGAGGTGGTGCTCACCCAGTTGGCCCCACACACTCCCCATGAGACGTGGTCCGGCCAGGTCGTGGGCTCCTAG